Proteins co-encoded in one Bacteroidota bacterium genomic window:
- a CDS encoding phosphatidylserine decarboxylase family protein — MKFHKEGYASLILVLVFSAIITFIAHFFFPGFAIAHWFAYLVSAFLIITILQFFRNPTRTFTQGENFIISPADGKVVVIEEAEEPEYFKGKRLQVSVFMSPINVHVNRYPIAGDVVFFKYHPGKFLAAWEPKSSTDNERTTVVVKHSSGKEVLFRQIAGALARRIVWYCKEGDKASQCQEMGFIKFGSRVDLFLPLDVKVKVKIGDVVKGSQTVLAEF, encoded by the coding sequence ATGAAATTTCACAAAGAAGGTTACGCCAGTTTAATATTAGTGTTGGTATTCAGCGCTATCATTACATTTATAGCACATTTCTTTTTCCCCGGCTTTGCTATCGCGCATTGGTTCGCTTATTTAGTAAGCGCGTTTTTAATCATTACTATCTTACAATTTTTCCGCAATCCTACACGTACCTTCACACAAGGTGAGAATTTTATTATTTCTCCTGCTGATGGAAAGGTAGTTGTAATTGAGGAAGCTGAAGAGCCGGAATATTTTAAAGGTAAGCGTTTGCAGGTGTCGGTATTTATGTCGCCAATTAATGTACACGTCAACCGTTATCCTATTGCAGGCGATGTGGTGTTCTTCAAATACCATCCCGGTAAATTTCTAGCGGCTTGGGAACCAAAGTCGAGTACCGATAATGAACGTACGACTGTTGTAGTAAAACACAGCAGTGGCAAAGAGGTATTATTCCGTCAGATTGCAGGAGCATTGGCACGTCGAATTGTGTGGTATTGCAAGGAAGGCGATAAGGCTTCGCAATGTCAGGAAATGGGCTTTATTAAATTTGGTTCACGCGTTGATTTGTTTTTACCGTTGGATGTAAAGGTGAAAGTGAAAATCGGTGACGTAGTAAAGGGATCTCAGACCGTATTGGCGGAGTTTTAA
- a CDS encoding RluA family pseudouridine synthase yields the protein MNKGPDTDDFLEEEEDDRELYEHHNIKVDKGQIMMRIDKFIMIRISNTTRTKIQNACEAGSVLVNGKPVKSNYKIKPLDEISIVLTVPPRDVEVVPENIPLNIVYEDEYIALVNKPPGMVVHPGYGNYRGTLVNALAYHFKNLPTSKQKIAHDVTLERPGLVHRIDKNTSGIVIIAKSELAMTRLAKDFFDHTIDRKYVALVWGNLKEDSGTITGHVGRDLKNRKVMTVFPDGSHGKHAVTHYKVLERFGYVTLVECKLETGRTHQIRVHFKSIGHPLFNDNEYGGDIILKGINTAKYKQFVQNCFTMLPRHALHAKTLGITHPINGKKLLFESEIPADMQSVIDKWRKYALNKELDTES from the coding sequence ATGAATAAAGGTCCGGATACTGATGATTTTTTAGAAGAGGAAGAAGACGATCGCGAGCTCTACGAACATCACAACATAAAGGTTGATAAGGGCCAGATAATGATGCGCATTGATAAGTTCATCATGATCCGCATCAGCAACACCACGCGCACTAAAATTCAAAACGCCTGTGAAGCAGGAAGTGTGTTAGTGAATGGCAAACCCGTTAAATCCAATTACAAAATAAAACCATTGGATGAAATTTCCATTGTATTAACGGTACCGCCGCGTGATGTAGAAGTAGTACCTGAAAACATTCCGTTAAACATTGTTTATGAAGACGAGTACATCGCCTTGGTAAACAAACCTCCGGGAATGGTAGTGCATCCCGGTTATGGTAATTACAGAGGAACTTTAGTAAATGCACTAGCCTATCACTTCAAAAATTTACCAACCAGCAAACAAAAAATTGCGCACGATGTAACTTTAGAAAGACCGGGATTAGTGCATCGCATCGATAAAAACACATCCGGAATCGTGATCATTGCAAAATCAGAATTAGCGATGACCCGATTAGCTAAAGATTTCTTTGATCATACAATTGACAGAAAATACGTGGCTTTGGTTTGGGGAAATTTAAAAGAAGACAGTGGTACAATTACCGGACATGTTGGCCGTGATTTAAAAAACAGAAAAGTGATGACTGTGTTTCCGGATGGATCACACGGGAAACATGCAGTAACACATTATAAAGTTCTGGAAAGATTCGGTTATGTTACTTTAGTTGAATGTAAACTAGAAACCGGAAGAACCCACCAAATACGCGTACATTTCAAATCGATTGGTCATCCTTTATTCAATGATAATGAATACGGTGGTGATATTATTTTGAAGGGAATTAATACTGCTAAATACAAACAGTTTGTACAAAATTGTTTTACCATGTTACCTCGGCATGCGCTTCATGCCAAAACATTAGGCATTACACATCCTATTAATGGCAAGAAATTATTGTTTGAGAGTGAAATCCCTGCCGATATGCAAAGTGTAATAGATAAATGGAGAAAGTACGCTTTGAATAAAGAATTGGATACGGAGAGTTAG